Proteins encoded in a region of the Zea mays cultivar B73 chromosome 2, Zm-B73-REFERENCE-NAM-5.0, whole genome shotgun sequence genome:
- the LOC100273364 gene encoding putative protein phosphatase 2C family protein, translated as MGICCGKAKAAAGEPDDDEGLGFPWMHDDLFHSHLWASAGVSVHTKQGWKGANQDAMTVCQDFAGQKGHILCGVFDGHGPRGREVARHVRDTLPVELAAALKPRTGDEDPSASSDASKPKPDEDGSGENGEDGSGKNGDASSNADLDSFDKSGGSGSSSDVTSDESQQQQLLLSTWKNVFVRAFEQVDEELRRLSGIDCICSGTTAVAAVRQGDHLIVANLGDSRAVLCTRDSKDRLIPVQLTTDLKPDLPSELARILSCKGRVFAMDDEPDVPRMWLPDQDAPGLAMARAFGDFCLKSHGLICEPQVYCRKLSEKDEFLVLATDGIWDVLSNKEVVKLVSSAPDPSKAARQLIDRAVRAWRRKYPTSMVDDCAVVCLYLNRRASPAPVESSSGLLPVPDDVRPAAPFTGSSFRRALTSNGQAVSEEGTTAVWRALEGVARANSVIRLPRVGRVLSWRRRSTSLDEDDGGERD; from the exons ATGGGGATCTGCTGCGGCAAGGCCAAGGCGGCGGCAGGGGAGCCCGACGACGACGAGGGCCTGGGCTTCCCATGGATGCACGACGACCTGTTCCACAGCCACCTGTGGGCCAGCGCCGGCGTCTCCGTGCACACCAAGCAGGGATGGAAGGGCGCCAACCAGGACGCCATGACCGTCTGCCAG GACTTCGCCGGCCAGAAAGGCCACATCCTCTGCGGAGTGTTCGATGGCCACGGCCCTCGTGGCCGGGAAGTCGCTCGCCACGTCCGCGACACCCTCCCGGTGGAACTAGCCGCCGCTCTGAAGCCGAGAACCGGGGACGAAGATCCCTCCGCCTCGAGCGACGCTTCGAAGCCTAAACCTGACGAAGATGGCTCAGGCGAGAATGGAGAAGATGGCTCAGGCAAGAATGGAGATGCTTCGAGCAACGCCGATTTGGATTCCTTCGACAAGTCAGGAGGTAGCGGCTCGTCCAGCGACGTTACGAGCGACGAgagccagcagcagcagctgctgctgTCCACTTGGAAGAACGTGTTCGTGAGGGCTTTTGAGCAGGTGGAcgaggagctgaggcggctttcaGGAATCGACTGCATCTGTAGCGGCACAACTGCAGTCGCTGCTGTTAGGCAG GGCGATCACTTGATCGTTGCCAATCTGGGCGATTCACGCGCCGTCCTCTGCACCCGGGACAGCAAGGACCGTCTGATCCCTGTCCAGCTCACCACTGACCTGAAGCCGGATCTGCCAA GTGAGCTCGCGAGGATTCTGAGCTGCAAGGGGAGAGTGTTCGCCATGGACGACGAGCCGGACGTGCCCCGGATGTGGCTGCCGGACCAGGACGCGCCGGGCCTCGCCATGGCGAGGGCGTTCGGTGACTTCTGCCTCAAGAGCCATGGCCTTATCTGCGAACCTCAAGTCTACTGCAGGAAACTGTCCGAGAAAGACGAGTTCTTGGTGCTTGCTACTGACGGG atttgggacgtgctgtcGAACAAGGAGGTGGTGAAGCTCGTGTCATCGGCGCCTGACCCGTCCAAGGCGGCGAGGCAGCTGATCGACCGGGCGGTCCGAGCGTGGCGGCGCAAGTACCCGACGTCCATGGTGGACGACTGCGCCGTCGTGTGCCTGTACCTGAACCGGCGGGCCTCACCTGCTCCCGTCGAGAGCAGCAGCGGCCTGCTCCCAGTTCCCGACGACGTGAGGCCGGCCGCGCCTTTCACAGGCAGCAGCTTCCGCAGGGCTCTGACGAGCAACGGCCAGGCGGTGTCGGAGGAGGGGACGACGGCGGTGTGGAGAGCGCTGGAGGGGGTGGCGCGGGCCAACTCCGTGATCAGGCTGCCGCGCGTGGGCCGCGTGCTGAGCTGGCGGAGGCGGTCGACCTCGCTGGACGAAGACGACGGCGGCGAGCGGGATTGA